A single genomic interval of Electrophorus electricus isolate fEleEle1 chromosome 4, fEleEle1.pri, whole genome shotgun sequence harbors:
- the lrrc4.2 gene encoding leucine-rich repeat-containing protein 4.2 — MSLLWQVTVHRVWNAALLCAVYLMVRAWSVCAAPTGPQNCPAVCSCSNQFSKVVCTRRGLVRVPPGIPANTRHLNLMENSIEIIQADTFRHLHHLEVLQLGRNSIRQIEVGAFNGLTNLNTLELFDNRLTVIPSGAFEYLSKLRELWLRNNPIESIPSYAFNRVPSLMRLDLGELKKLEYISEGAFEGLYNLKYLNLGMCNLREVPVLSPLVGLEELEMSENYFPEIKPGSFRGLKSLKKLWIMNSRITTMERNAFDDVTALVELNLAHNNLSSLPHDLFTPLCYLVELHLHHNPWHCDCDVVWLAWWLREYIPTNSTCCGRCHTPAHLRGRYLVELDQSTFQCSAPFILDAPRDLNISAERVAELKCRTAPMSSVRWLLPNGTVLTHGSNHPRIYVLNDGTLNFSNVLPSDIGVYTCMVTNMAGNSNASAYLNVSAAELNTSEHLSYFTTVTVEVVEPTSEEVIKPKTVTASPSVFQPVFISTPTVLLQTPRQVSVPTVRGTVRPPASLDEVMKTTKIIIGCFVAVTLLAAVMLIAFYKLRKRHQQRSTVAAARTIEIIQMEENVPPSAPGTSIPGEGGMVLPGLRDRNSTYKPSYSTYKPAHSAPWTENNIGNSLHRSSRPSTISTIPEPYMIKTHTKEKVQETQI, encoded by the coding sequence ATGAGTCTCTTGTGGCAGGTAACTGTGCACCGTGTCTGGAACGCAGCCCTGCTCTGTGCAGTCTACCTCATGGTGCGAGCGTGGAGTGTGTGCGCCGCCCCCACTGGACCGCAGAACTGCCCAGCTGTCTGCTCCTGCAGTAACCAGTTCAGCAAGGTGGTGTGTACGAGGCGCGGCCTGGTCCGAGTGCCCCCTGGCATCCCTGCCAACACACGCCACCTCAACCTCATGGAGAATAGCATCGAGATAATCCAGGCTGACACCTTCCGGCATCTGCACCACCTGGAGGTGCTACAGCTTGGTAGGAACTCCATTCGACAGATCGAAGTAGGGGCCTTCAATGGTCTCACCAATCTCAACACCCTGGAGCTCTTTGATAACCGGTTGACCGTAATCCCCAGTGGTGCTTTCGAGTACTTGTCTAAACTGCGGGAGTTATGGCTCAGGAACAACCCTATCGAAAGCATCCCATCTTATGCATTCAACCGTGTCCCCTCGCTCATGCGTCTGGATTTGGGTGAACTAAAGAAACTGGAGTATATATCTGAGGGTGCTTTTGAGGGATTATACAACTTGAAATACCTAAACCTTGGAATGTGTAATCTGCGGGAGGTACCTGTCCTCTCCCCACTGGTGGGGCTGGAGGAACTAGAGATGTCAGAAAACTACTTTCCAGAGATCAAACCTGGATCCTTCAGGGGTCTAAAATCCCTCAAAAAGCTCTGGATTATGAACTCCAGGATCACCACAATGGAGCGAAATGCTtttgatgatgtcacagccTTGGTTGAGCTCAACCTGGCTCACAATAACCTTAGCTCTTTGCCCCATGACCTTTTCACACCCTTGTGTTATCTGGTAGAGCTGCACCTGCACCACAATCCATGGCATTGTGACTGTGACGTTGTGTGGCTGGCCTGGTGGCTGAGAGAGTACATCCCAACCAATTCCACATGCTGTGGCCGCTGCCACACCCCTGCCCACCTGCGGGGGCGCTACCTGGTAGAGCTGGACCAGAGTACCTTCCAGTGCTCAGCTCCTTTTATTCTGGATGCTCCTCGTGATCTTAACATATCTGCGGAACGAGTGGCCGAGCTCAAGTGTCGCACAGCCCCTATGTCGTCTGTCAGATGGCTCCTTCCCAACGGAACAGTTCTGACCCATGGCTCCAACCATCCAAGGATATATGTGCTTAATGACGGAACTCTGAATTTCTCCAATGTGCTTCCGTCTGACATAGGTGTGTACACCTGCATGGTGACGAACATGGCCGGGAACTCAAACGCGTCTGCCTACTTGAACGTGAGCGCGGCAGAACTCAACACCTCGGAGCACCTCAGCTACTTCACCACAGTGacggtggaggtggtggagccCACGTCGGAGGAGGTGATCAAGCCCAAGACAGTCACGGCCTCGCCCTCTGTCTTCCAGCCCGTGTTCATCTCCACACCCACTGTTCTGCTGCAGACGCCCCGGCAGGTCAGCGTGCCGACCGTCCGAGGGACAGTGCGTCCACCCGCCAGCTTGGATGAGGTGATGAAGACTACAAAGATTATTATTGGTTGCTTCGTCGCTGTTACACTGCTTGCCGCTGTCATGCTGATTGCATTCTACAAGCTACGCAAGCGACACCAGCAGAGGAGCACAGTGGCGGCTGCCAGGACTATAGAGATCATTCAGATGGAGGAGAACGTCCCACCCAGTGCTCCAGGGACAAGTATACCTGGAGAGGGGGGGATGGTGCTGCCAGGCCTGAGAGATCGCAACAGCACGTACAAACCCAGCTACAGCacctacaaaccagcacattctgcTCCCTGGACAGAGAACAACATTGGCAACTCTCTGCACCGCTCCTCTCGGCCCTCCACCATCAGCACCATCCCTGAACCCTACATGATCAAAACTCACACAAAGGAGAAGGTACAGGAAACCCAGATCTAA